From Tachysurus fulvidraco isolate hzauxx_2018 chromosome 6, HZAU_PFXX_2.0, whole genome shotgun sequence:
CCTATAAGTTCCCTGATGTTTGACTTGACTGTACTGTAGGTGCTGCTGTGCAGTGACAGTGCAGAAGCAAAGAATGAGGTGGCCCAGCTCGTCCGGCGGATGGGCTTTTACCCAGTAGATGTTGGCAGCCTGTGTTGTGCACAGCATCTTGAAAGAAAGCCATTGCATCTCTTCCCATCATGGCATGTCCCTTTCCTCACTACCTTCCTGCTCTTCATTTTCTTCTACTGCTATGGATTTATTCGTGAGATTCTTCTGCCATACTTGTCCAATGGACAAAACAACTTTTACCGCCTAGTCTTTGATCTAGTGAATAAAAGCCTGCCATGCGTGGCACTGGTCAGCCTGGCACTGGTGTACCTGCCGGGGCTGTTTGCTGCTTGGTTGCAGCTGTGGAGAGGCACCAAGTACCAGCGATTCCCCTGCTGGCTGGACACCTGGCTGCTGCAGAGGAAACAGCTTGGTCTACTTAGTTTCCTGTTTGCTGCTCTGCATGTAGTATACAGCCTCTGCCTTCCACTCCGTGCCATCACACAGCGCAGGCTTATAAACACTGCTTACTCACAGGTACTGGTTTTTATATTTGggtgtttattttttcagtgaAACATTTGTTTTAACTTAATTAACTATGATGTCATGGTAATTACTTTACAATAAATGTCCCACTGACCTGAGGCAACTCCTTTGTTGCTGATTGTTATTTATTCCATACATTTAATTAACAGAAAATACTGTAACAAGGACTGGATGCAAATGTGGGAGTGGTTTAACTTACAATTGGGCAAGGCAGTAACCAAAACCATGATACAGTCAACGGTCCAGATGAGCTAAGATCTAGGTGGAGACGTGGTAGATTGTAGATTGGTTGCTGGCTGGGTTGTGGGAAATGTGCTGACAGACATGACAAAAACTAGTGTCATTTATTTACTCctaaataaatactatttttAAGTGAACTTGATGAAATAAGAACTCTTTAATGTCAGGTGAGAGGAAAATATGAGAAAGtacctttattttttcttgtgtgttttataaactatttttgttatttatggAAAACTGAACCACACATATAAGGGAAAAAAGAGCTACTTTAGTTACCCCATTTCCCCATACTATGTTTCAGGTACTTCATAGAACTTGTGTTGACTTTTTACCTCATCTCTACTAAATTGGTCAGAAGGCGTCATCACTGACAAGGGCATTGTGACATTATCATTGAATTATATGCATGATGAGCAATctatataattgtatttattaacaaaagcatgtaattattaacaataaatatgtaagtagtttatttattatttatgaaagGAGCGCTGTATGATGGTCATTAGCTTTCTACAGTACAAGAGTCTTTATGACAGCAGACTTTGCACTTTTCGGGTTTCTCCGATAAGCTAaataatttagttttattttctttaagaaAGATAAAAGAGAGGCCCTTGAGGGTATGGCGTTTATACCCGTAATAAGGTgaaaacaggaactaacttgtctcaTAAATGCAACTATAAAAGATAAACAGGCATGTGACCAGATAAGATGCATCAGGCGCTTAAATCATTTTTACTGTGACGTTTCACGTTTTCTGTATCTATAGCCAACAGTTTAACTAGCTGAGATGCTAAGGATGCTAAGTATtttgtgcgcgcgcacacacacacacacacacacatatataattaatataatatatttcatgTGGGTCATACTTCTCAGGTCTAGAACTATGGAAAAATTAAATAAGCCTTAAAATCACACCTCTGCATTAAACAGCattgtttattaaattgaaATGATTTTGCTGTGCTATGAGACATATACACCGTATTGGGATGTGTTCTTTTAGATTTTGTGTTCATATCCTAGGTTAAGTCAGGTGTGGAGATGCCTTGGGATGAACAGGAAGTATGGCGCACTGACCTCTATGTGTCCAGTGGAGTATTAGGTCTGGGCATGCTCTCCCTGTTGGCTATCACATCTCTCCCCTCAGTGGGCAACATCCTCACATGGAGAGAATTCAGGTTCATTCAGGTAAGCGGTGCAGGTCCATGTCAACACagataatgaaaaagaaagcaaaaaaaaaaaaaaaaagcagcaaagacTTCAAGGCCTCAAGCTATGATTACAATTATACAGTTAGACTTAAATCAATCAGACCACACCTTTTAACAGATTGTATCtgttaataaatatgaaatttaaAGAGGGATGAGTGCTTGAAAACaaattttctcattttctttcagtCTGGACTGGGCTATGCTGCTTTGACTCTCTCTGTCATGCATACATTGGTGATTGGCTGGAATTTTGCCTTCTCTTCCAAGGCCTATGCATTCTATATGCCACCCAGCTACATGCTAGCTGTGGCTCTGCCATGTGCTGTGCTGGTGTGCCGATGTTTCCTGCTGCTGCCATGTCTGTCCACCAAGTTGGCACGCATACGCCGGGGATGGGAAAGCACACGCAAATGCCCTGTGTCACAGCACCAGCAAGTGCAGGAGAATAGGACAGTTCCACAGGTCTAGTAGTGAGAGTCAGTTGACATTGATGAAGCATTTACTGGTTTACAACTTTATTAATTTTAACACAGATCATTAGTTTGATTTAGCATTTACATAAGCATAATGCACAATGCACATTTTTAAGATGCTGTAGCCTTATGGGCTGCAACCAGAAAAGCTTTATTACGTTATTTTCCAAAATTCATTTAACAGTTAAGGGGGTTGATGAGAACCAGCAATGGCCTTTCTCAAGCTTTCTGAGACAGACCACACTAGCCTTACACAACCCTGCAAACTACAAACTATCGACTGAGTGTTATACTAGTATAACCGTATGAAATCATTTGTATCAGTTAAGCTGTGacattataatttaaaaaacaacactatTTAAAATGGGCTAGTAGCAAATTTGACTTTTGAAAAGCACATACTAGTTACAGAAAAGTGAAACAGTATTTCAAGTGCATTTATGTCATTCAGactagtaaaaaaataaaaacactttaaaatagtTTCCTTAACAATTCAATAATTGCACTGCTACGGAACTACTGCTTCATAAAATATAGTTTCCGTTGACATGAAAACTGCCACATTGTAAACAGATCCTGTTTGCTGATAGctgttcttttttatatatacacatttgcACCCATGTTAGAAGCCACAGTCAGCCTTTCTGCTGAACCAATATCCTGTCATCAAAAACTTACCTCCGGTTGACACACAGTAAACCTTTTATCACTAAGGTTATATACCATAATCAGTGCTTAATGACTTCCAACTATTTTCCTGCTAAGCTAAACAACATAAATTCTCAAACCTTAATAGAGCAGTTAAAAGTGTCATCATCTAGTGAAAGTTCACTATGTTGGTTAAATGTAATGGAATGTTGTATAGACTATAAAATCAAACATAAAAAGACAATGAAAATGCAATTTCTCATTCTGCAACTGAGTTTGAATTATATCTACACTGTTATAGCAGAACTATACGctgtcataaaataaatacatgtttgaAGTTTGCATTTTCTAATTACCATTAGAATTTGAATAAACCCAAGAAAATGCTGCTTCACTGGTCAGGGTTTCAAATCTCGAATCATATGGCATCCAATCCACATATACTGAACTGTTTTCAGGTGTAAAGAACTGAAAAAGCCAAAGTGTTTTTACCCCAGTACCAGATCTGGCATATGTCACCTTGTGATTGCATTGTGAAGCAAAGAACATTAGATATTCTAATTATAACTAGATATTCAGTGAAATTTATCTTGCaattttgcaataaataaaacaatgtacaCTTTGACATTGGATCTTAAAAAAGTAGTAATTGTTCCTCTTGTGGAAAAAGAGACACAATTggttttaaagaaatgtatttaataaaccCAAATTACAGGCTCATGCAGCactgttaaataattaaaagaacaCAGGTGGTATTAAAACTTGCAAAGATTTTATACTGGTAAATAATTTATCGGTGGATACATTTCTGTGAACTGGTACAAGCTATACCAAAATAACTCATCTTAATAAATCTATCCAACTTATGGAACTAAATCATGTCTAAAATAAAGTCTGCTAagaaagtgatttttttaaatgacgaAGAAACTGGTGCAAAATTAAATCAATGATCCTGGACAATGTAAACACAGGTAAACATGAAGCTGTTCAGGATGTTGCACTGTTTcatctaaataaaaacacatcaggATTCCGTCAAACATGTCACTTTCCTGTGTCTTACCACACAGTCTGGGGATTGGCCTTGTACTTTTCATAGTCACTCATCTTGAAGAAGGCCATCTCTGTTTCATTGGCTGGAAGAAGAACGGAGACAGAGACAGCAAGTGTGACCAAAGGGGATAAATGCAACAAAATTTATACAACCATCGCTAAAGACTGCATTAATAATTGCAAATTAGTACACTAATAAGTAATGATGGACAGTGAGATCACATGATATTCACACAAGTTCACTGACTTGCTAACCCAAGTTTGATATTTTTCACAACCACAGATATCCAAGTTTTGCAAGTGCTCATCAAAAGTATGAGAGACCTGAGCTATAACGTCAGATAACATATGTTCTTTATCTTAGTTATTGAATTTTGTAGCTGCACAAGTTTAACATTAGAGCATAGTGGGTTATACtcctttatgttttttgtgcCACTCATACTACACAGGGTCACAAGGAACAAGCCATCGGAAACCTTGGATGGGGTGTCACCCTCACagggcagaggtgggaatcgaggCCCCAACCCCAAAGGGGTATAGCAAATGTGCTAACACCTAAGACACTGTGTCCCCTAATAGCATTATATTGATAGACATTGTGATGATTTGCCTTGCAATCTATTAAAGCAAATGGCTGAATCTGATGTACCATGGATAAAGACTGAACTGTTAAAGACCATAATTATTTGTTCTACACCATTATATACAACATCAAATCTGAAATCTCTGGGAGTGCTCacagaacaaaaaatatattcgTTAAAGTGCTTAGTATATAATTTGTATATTGCAGGCTTCAGCAATCAGTTTCACATACACCAATATTTTGATGAAGACAAACAAGTATACTTTAACCatacattttagattttagtaacagaaaaatgtgtgaaacaaCTCCACACGGAAAGAAGAGGGCATTTACCTATACCACATGCTCGTAAATCGAGGCCATTCTGCAATATCAGCTTTTCATCATCCTCTAAACTCATCACCAGTTCATTAGTCTGAAATCAGAAATGCCATGTTACATTATTACTCAGTACATTTCAACACATAAGGGGTTATGTtttcaggtttattttatttttcaggaacGTCTAAAATTTTACAACTTAAGGTTGTATTTAAAGTACAAATCCATAATGAATGGCTTGTATATTAATCTGTATAcgtaaaataaacatacatataatatataacaaaaaaataaacaaaagggcTTTTGGAAATTTTGTCGAGTTTTCAGATTTTTAACATGATTAAGTTTAACCTTCCTTTATTCAAGATGGAATATTGGTTTCCTACATTGCAGACAATGCAGTTTAACTACATGCTGGAGCGTTAGTGGGCTTCCACTTTGGTTAAAACTTTCATGGTGGAGTTTTACTACAGTTAAGCCCATACCTTTGCTCCATGTGCTTGATGGATGATCTTCATGGTGTCTGTAAACATGACAAGAGTTCGTCAGTGTTGTGAACAACACTCCTTAACATATATTTATCACATAGACCTTTACAGAGTTAATTTACCATATTCATATTTCTTAAAAGGTGGTGGTAATCCACTTCTGGTAGAAACGTCTAAATGTTAAAAAGATGTAAAGAAGTTTAGAAGGTCAACATAAATGGCTTGCTACAGAAAAGCCACAATAACTTGAATTTATAAAGACATGCATAACACATCTTACCTTTctttacaaaagcaataaaCTCCTCGACATTCTGGTCTAAATtcacaccactaaacaccactgGTTTGAAGTTGCGATGTTCAAAAGAGCGAACCAGGCGCACAGTGAGAACAGCTTCAGATGACATGACTGTCAACATTAGCACGCAAGCTAAAAGGGTTGTTGAGCTATGCTACTATGCTACTATTTATATAACTAAACTTACTCACGGATTATAGACTTTCCTTAGATGTTCAACTCCTCATACAAATGAGAATAACAACGTGGTTATGAACTACACACTGTCCTGCacatttcactgtttatttatttattttttgttttaataatttcagACTAAACTAGCAGTAAAATGCACAcgcgagaaaaaaaaaacctgatgcAGAAGACTAATGCAATCGCACACAGATATAATCGATTCACTCATGTCGCTTTGCATGGTGGAAATAATGGTTcgttaaaagaaaaataaagcaaacactCTATTGAATTAATCTGGatttaaatttatgtatatatatatatatatatatatatatatatatatatatatatatatatatatatatatatatatatcctaacCCTAGGTCAATAATACCACATCCATGTCTAATATAGATCTTTCAAAAGTTAAAAATCGTCAatcaaggaaaataaataacttcAGTTGAGTTAATATGTTtgctttattgctttatttatttatttattcgttcgtttatttatttatttgtgtagcaatGATGGAATTAGATATGTATAACATATAGTCAAATATGTACAGTGCAGACAAGAGGATATAGTATAGAAAAACCAAAGCATATAAATGAGCAACTCAACAATCAGCTGcttattatctttatttctgttaaacatttttttttttcacaaacaaGATTTAATCTTGCTCTTATGCTATTATAAGCCTTCTCCACAAATCTGTTGAATTCTTGAGTCTAGTTGCCAAAAatatgttgattaattttctatgaCAGCAGCACTTCATTCAGTAGCCTTTCCACAACAGGAAAGTGTACAGGACAGAGGATATTACACTTTCCATTTCTCTGAAACATGTCAAGCTGTGCTTTTGATTCATGATATCCATAAGCCACAAAAAGGTAGGTTGATGAGAAAatggtgtttatttttgctataGTATAAGTGGTAACAGGATGTTTCACAATCACAATATTCAACAATGTAAAAGTGTAacattcaattcgattcaattcaattcaaatgtatttgtatagcactttttagaatagaacaaaaggttattataaagaataatataaagattaatataatacaaaaattcaagatgaatattagatatatttaaatgtgtttgtatttatccccaattaGCAAGTCTGAGGCGACTCaagtgactgtggtgaggaaaaactcccttgaatggtaaaggaagaaaccttgagaggatccagactgAAAGGggatcctcatcctcatatgggtgacaccggagtgtgtgattataaatatagtctgataaatgttgtattgatgtggagattgttgtcctcaaagaccacatgaagTTGGCATcacctctttagtatagcagagtctaaggtccaaaatcttcgcGGCACCGAAGACAATCgtagctggtacaatttctggatgcctcgtgatgggtagaaagagagaagcgaTGGGTAGAAATAGAGTAGAAAGCTATTCATTAAACTATAAATTATGATCATATATGATCatgatattatataatattataatttaagTGTCAGCACACATCAAACCACCCATCACTGATTATTCACAACATTATATCAAACCATGTCTTGTTCAGCAGCAGAACAGTTAACAATGTTAAATCGTATAATATTATGCCATCGTAATGT
This genomic window contains:
- the steap3 gene encoding metalloreductase STEAP3 isoform X2, which codes for MSNEMSVPLLMDEEDTVDDAHAAPCSSTVAILGSGDFSRSLAIRLVACGFGVAVGSRCVRRISPGLFLDAVELNSQEAAVAKAKRLVFMALFPEHYQSLLGLRTALAGKILVDVSNAVELNSKRPSNAEKLAEMFPDSVVVKAFNTISAWTLQTGAQDGSRQVLLCSDSAEAKNEVAQLVRRMGFYPVDVGSLCCAQHLERKPLHLFPSWHVPFLTTFLLFIFFYCYGFIREILLPYLSNGQNNFYRLVFDLVNKSLPCVALVSLALVYLPGLFAAWLQLWRGTKYQRFPCWLDTWLLQRKQLGLLSFLFAALHVVYSLCLPLRAITQRRLINTAYSQVKSGVEMPWDEQEVWRTDLYVSSGVLGLGMLSLLAITSLPSVGNILTWREFRFIQSGLGYAALTLSVMHTLVIGWNFAFSSKAYAFYMPPSYMLAVALPCAVLVCRCFLLLPCLSTKLARIRRGWESTRKCPVSQHQQVQENRTVPQQV
- the steap3 gene encoding metalloreductase STEAP3 isoform X1, giving the protein MSNEMSVPLLMDEEDTVDDAHAAPCSSTVAILGSGDFSRSLAIRLVACGFGVAVGSRCVRRISPGLFLDAVELNSQEAAVAKAKRLVFMALFPEHYQSLLGLRTALAGKILVDVSNAVELNSKRPSNAEKLAEMFPDSVVVKAFNTISAWTLQTGAQDGSRQVLLCSDSAEAKNEVAQLVRRMGFYPVDVGSLCCAQHLERKPLHLFPSWHVPFLTTFLLFIFFYCYGFIREILLPYLSNGQNNFYRLVFDLVNKSLPCVALVSLALVYLPGLFAAWLQLWRGTKYQRFPCWLDTWLLQRKQLGLLSFLFAALHVVYSLCLPLRAITQRRLINTAYSQVKSGVEMPWDEQEVWRTDLYVSSGVLGLGMLSLLAITSLPSVGNILTWREFRFIQSGLGYAALTLSVMHTLVIGWNFAFSSKAYAFYMPPSYMLAVALPCAVLVCRCFLLLPCLSTKLARIRRGWESTRKCPVSQHQQVQENRTVPQGHKEQAIGNLGWGVTLTGQRWESRPQPQRGIANVLTPKTLCPLIALY
- the c6h2orf76 gene encoding UPF0538 protein C2orf76 homolog encodes the protein MLTVMSSEAVLTVRLVRSFEHRNFKPVVFSGVNLDQNVEEFIAFVKKDVSTRSGLPPPFKKYEYDTMKIIHQAHGAKTNELVMSLEDDEKLILQNGLDLRACGIANETEMAFFKMSDYEKYKANPQTVW